The Pedobacter mucosus genome window below encodes:
- a CDS encoding DUF3347 domain-containing protein — MKRILGIAALVLLMACNQKNKSAELKNAVNADSSKTKNDITINDSQKSVIFYQYEDLKNNLVKSDAAAAQKSASTLKVSLAGFKGCELTAEIAEKIASTGDIVSQRKNFTVLSADLIALIKNTIIDKGVIYVQHCPMANKGDGGDWLSTEKEIKNPYYGEEMLECGRIVEEIKAKRN, encoded by the coding sequence ATGAAACGAATACTAGGAATTGCAGCTCTAGTTCTTTTAATGGCATGCAATCAGAAAAATAAGTCAGCAGAATTAAAGAACGCAGTAAATGCTGATTCTTCGAAGACTAAAAATGATATCACAATAAATGATTCTCAAAAATCAGTAATTTTTTATCAGTACGAGGATTTAAAAAATAACCTAGTAAAATCTGATGCTGCAGCGGCTCAAAAATCTGCTTCAACATTAAAAGTAAGTCTTGCTGGTTTTAAAGGTTGTGAACTTACTGCTGAAATTGCTGAAAAAATTGCTTCGACTGGTGATATAGTTTCACAAAGAAAAAATTTTACTGTTCTAAGCGCTGATCTAATTGCGCTAATAAAAAATACGATAATTGATAAGGGTGTAATCTATGTTCAGCATTGCCCTATGGCAAATAAAGGCGATGGAGGTGATTGGTTATCAACTGAAAAGGAAATTAAAAATCCTTACTACGGTGAGGAGATGCTTGAATGTGGAAGAATAGTGGAAGAAATAAAAGCAAAAAGAAACTAA
- a CDS encoding DUF2795 domain-containing protein, with product MYWTLELASHLEDAPWPATKDELIDYGIRSGAPVEVIENLQALEDDGEPYETIEEIWPDYPTKEDFFFNEDEY from the coding sequence ATGTATTGGACATTAGAATTGGCATCGCACTTGGAAGACGCACCATGGCCTGCAACTAAAGATGAATTAATTGATTATGGTATCCGCTCTGGTGCCCCGGTAGAAGTTATTGAAAACTTACAGGCATTAGAAGATGATGGCGAACCTTATGAAACGATTGAGGAAATTTGGCCTGATTATCCAACTAAAGAGGACTTCTTCTTTAACGAGGACGAATATTAA
- a CDS encoding cob(I)yrinic acid a,c-diamide adenosyltransferase — MKIYTKTGDKGQTSLIGGTRVPKYNIRIEAYGTVDELNSFIGLIMCQNIDSADQQLLKEIQDRLFTVGSSLASDPEKSKMKIPDLKDSDIALLEEKMDAMNTSLPELKHFILPGGNTVVSYCHIARCVCRRAERLVVELGENSFVDERVTVYLNRLSDYLFVLARKLTMDFDSEENIWIPRV, encoded by the coding sequence ATGAAAATATATACTAAAACTGGCGATAAAGGCCAGACATCTTTAATTGGAGGAACTAGAGTTCCAAAATATAATATCAGGATTGAGGCATATGGAACTGTAGATGAATTGAACTCTTTTATAGGTTTAATCATGTGCCAGAATATAGATTCTGCCGATCAGCAACTGCTAAAAGAAATTCAAGACCGATTATTTACGGTAGGTTCATCATTGGCATCGGACCCTGAAAAGTCTAAGATGAAGATTCCTGATCTTAAAGATAGCGACATTGCGTTGTTGGAAGAAAAAATGGATGCGATGAATACGTCGCTACCTGAATTAAAACATTTCATTTTACCTGGAGGAAATACGGTAGTTTCCTATTGTCATATTGCCCGCTGTGTGTGTAGAAGGGCAGAGCGCCTGGTGGTTGAATTAGGTGAGAATAGTTTTGTAGATGAACGAGTAACTGTTTATTTGAATCGTTTAAGCGATTATTTATTTGTTTTAGCGCGTAAATTAACTATGGATTTTGATTCGGAAGAAAACATTTGGATTCCTAGGGTTTAA
- a CDS encoding ABC transporter ATP-binding protein, whose translation MENPLITIKEIGRKYVIGSEVIHALKSVSLDINKGEFVALMGPSGSGKSTLMNILGCLDTPSTGTYILNGTNVSHMSDDALAEVRNQEIGFVFQTFNLLPRSTSLDNVALPLIYAGNSKKDRDARAAKALENVGLGNRMDHKPNELSGGQRQRVAVARALINDPSIILADEPTGNLDTKTSIEIMGLLEEIHSKGNTIILVTHEEDIAQHAHRIVRMRDGLIENDYLNTDIKSVSPRLDALNKSGSDWEKIN comes from the coding sequence ATGGAGAACCCCCTTATTACTATAAAAGAAATCGGACGTAAATACGTTATTGGTTCCGAAGTTATCCATGCATTAAAATCTGTTTCTTTAGATATTAACAAAGGTGAGTTTGTTGCCTTAATGGGGCCTTCCGGTTCTGGAAAATCTACATTAATGAATATTTTAGGCTGTTTAGACACGCCTTCCACAGGAACTTATATTTTAAATGGAACAAATGTTAGTCACATGAGTGATGATGCATTAGCCGAAGTGCGTAACCAGGAAATTGGTTTTGTTTTCCAAACTTTTAATCTTTTGCCACGCTCAACTTCTTTAGATAATGTTGCTTTGCCATTAATTTATGCTGGTAATAGTAAAAAAGATCGTGATGCAAGGGCTGCCAAAGCGCTAGAAAACGTAGGTTTGGGCAATCGTATGGATCATAAACCAAATGAACTTTCTGGTGGTCAGCGCCAGCGTGTTGCAGTTGCACGAGCTTTAATAAACGATCCATCTATTATACTTGCCGATGAACCTACTGGTAATTTGGACACAAAAACTTCGATTGAGATTATGGGTTTATTGGAAGAAATTCATAGCAAGGGAAATACAATAATTTTGGTAACCCATGAAGAGGATATTGCACAACATGCTCATCGTATTGTACGAATGCGAGATGGATTAATTGAAAACGACTACTTAAACACTGATATTAAATCTGTTTCTCCTCGTTTAGATGCGCTAAATAAAAGTGGTAGTGATTGGGAAAAAATAAATTAA
- the gatC gene encoding Asp-tRNA(Asn)/Glu-tRNA(Gln) amidotransferase subunit GatC, with protein sequence MILDANTIHKIADLARIHIDEKEVDTLIPEMNKILSFMEKLNELDTSNVMPLVYMNETVNIWREDVVNQEISTEEGLKNSAKHDSEFFMVPKIIEK encoded by the coding sequence ATGATTTTAGACGCAAATACAATCCATAAAATTGCTGATTTGGCAAGAATACATATCGACGAAAAGGAGGTTGATACACTTATTCCTGAAATGAACAAGATTCTTTCATTCATGGAAAAATTGAATGAGCTAGATACTTCAAATGTTATGCCCTTAGTTTACATGAATGAAACAGTAAATATTTGGCGAGAAGATGTCGTTAATCAAGAAATATCAACAGAAGAAGGTCTGAAAAATTCGGCTAAGCATGATAGTGAGTTTTTTATGGTTCCAAAGATTATAGAAAAATAA